In the genome of Candidatus Pristimantibacillus lignocellulolyticus, the window ATATAATGCTGTTCAATTAGAAATAGAGCAATGCGATCGTCGTTATGAAGAGTTACAGGTACAACTTACAAAGCAACAAACCATTGTACAGCTGATGAATCGAGTAGTATCTCAGCGCGGATGGTGGTTAGAGCAGCAAGAAGTCAGTTGGCAACTTGAGCAGCTACAATATGTTCGAGCGATGCCTAATGGTTTTACACAACATGTAGAGCAAATTGTAGCTAGTGATCACCTAATTTCCAATGAGCTGATCCAATTTCAAGTTGCAGAAGAGCAATTAGAACTGCAAATAGCAGCAATTAACGTGAACGACGATATGATATCGCGCGCAGCAACGGTGGACCATTATATCCAATTAAGTAGTGTTATTACAGAACAGCAATCCCAATTAGCCATTCGCCAAGATGAACTGCAACAACTAGAACAAGTAATTGTAGAACTGCAACAACAGTTACCAAGTTATTGGACAAAGGAACAATTGAGGCAGCTTAATCCAACAGCTCAGCAATTAGCAGAATATGAACGATTATTATCGTCCATGCAGCAATTGCAATTAGAGCAACAGCGTCTAGGACAAGATCAAATGAAATATGATCAAGAATTACTAGCACTCGATCAGCAAATGATATTAACTAAAAACCAACAAGATCAATTAGATCAAGAGTTGAAGGCGGTTCGACTGAAACATCGTCTGCTGCCACAAACAAGAGCAGAACTACATGAAGCAACGATTATTCTTGATGAGGCTTACCGCCAATATGATTATGAAAGAATGAATGAGATATCCACAGAGCGTAATATCTCCTCACAAAGTGATTCAGTAATTACAAGCAGAAGTCATGGATCGAGTAGAACAAATAACAATAGTAGAGCTCAAGTTGCTAATAGAACTCATAACACCAATAGATCTAAGAGGAATCAATTTGTCTCTATGCGTATTATGATGCAATCTACTTTGTCCGTTATATTGGTGATATTAACACTATTAGTATCAACTAAAGTTATGCTAGCATCATGGAATAGTTGGCTATCACCTATTCTTATTATAGTGACGTTGATTGCAGTATTAATGACTGGGATGGTATGGTCTGGTAGGAACGGCAGGAAGGGGTTACGAAATAGTGAGACTGGCGACGATCAAGCTGAAGGAATGAAAGGCTTATATCGGGCGCTATCGCTTATTGTGGAGCTTAATCAACCAATTAATGATAGTAATTATTACGAACATCGCAGAGATTTGAAAGAGCAGATCAGCTTTTTACAATTATTATTACAGAAGCGAGAACAATTAGTGCAACAAGCTTTAATTGTGGAACAACAAGCCGAGCATTTGGAGTTAGATCAACATAGCATTGATAAACAGTTACAACAATTACAAGATCAACAAGATCAAGTTAATGAACAGTGGCTTCGCCTTGCCGAGCAGCTACAACTACCTTCACAATGTGAGTGTGACGATTTTCGAGAGGTTACGAAGCTGTATCGAAATATTCAACATCATTATTCCAACTATGATAAGCAACAAATGTTGATTGCCCAGTATGAAAAACAAATTGATCAATATGTAGATGATGTGTATGAATTAACCCAGGCCGTCTGGTTAGAGCCGTTACCTGAAGGATCACAACAACTTCAATTATCTAATATGCGAAGTCAGATTCAGATTCAAAAAGACAAGCTAGCGGAGCGGGCAGCGTTGCAGTTACAATTACAGAAATTACATGAACAACAACTCGTAAAGCAGCAAGAATTACAACAATTGCACAATCAGTTGGCGCAATATTATGAACAGTCTCAAACAACGACGATTGGTGAGCTGCTAGCTATTGTAGAGCATTTGAAGGCATATGAATTATGGCAAGTTCAATATGAGCGACTAGCACTACAGCGTAAAGCAGGCCTTACGGTTGAGGAAGTTGATGATTTGGATCGTATGTTCACTCAGTATGATGAGGACGGGATACGAGAAAAAGCTATATCCGAACAGCAAAGTTTGGATGATTTACACGCTGAGCAACAGCATATCATTGAACAAAAGGGAAGATTATTACAGCAGCGAGAACGGTTAGTTAGTTCAGATGAACATCAACAACTTCAATTAAAAAAGGAAGCAGTTATATCGCAAATTGAAGCATATGTTGCGCAATATATGAAGCTTTCTATAAGTAAATTGCTTATTAAAAATACGAAAGAGAAGTACGAACAGGAACGTCAACCTGCTGTACTTCTCAAAGCCTCACAATATTTTGCAAAACTAACGAATGGTTCATATACGCAAATTATTGGAAATGCAGAACGCGGGACCCTGCAGTTACGTGCTAGTAATGGCGCCTTAGTCGAAAGCGAATTGCTAAGTCGAGGTACTTCTGAATTATTATATTTATGTATTCGTCTAGCGATCCATGAGGCTGCGGTGAATCATATTAATTTACCATTAGTGTTAGATGATCCTTGTGTAAATTTTGATATGGTCCGATTACAGGCGGCTATGGAACTATTAAGCGAAGTTTCTAGAGATAGACAACTATTATACTTTACTTGTCATCCGTACACGAGAGATCAATTACAAGCGGTAGCGGTCGATGCTATAGCAGTTCAAATGGAAAGATAGAGTTGTAATCTTTAATTATTTGAAGTCAGTCGAATGCTGAATCAAGTTAAAATCTAGTCAGGTCAGTTTTTTGATAGCAATGAGTAAAAACCATCCTAGACTAATAAAACCAAATAACGGATATAGCGTCGAAAGTAGAACGCCAAACCCGATCTGACTTAGCAAATAGCACAGAATTAGAGTGAACATAACGATTAGATTAATGGAGAGCTTAGATCTTTCGTGAATCTGTAATGCTAACCCATACACATCAGCAAGTAAAGTAGTAAATACTTCAGCAAATATAATACAAATATAGATGACGTATACAACTTGACTAAGGCTTCTAGCAATACCACCCATT includes:
- a CDS encoding AAA family ATPase gives rise to the protein MKLLELNINGFGKLQDVTLQLDAPLVVVYGHNEAGKSTLFQFIYTMLFGFSRKNQVGRFLEPVYGGSHGGSIVFVTDNDEIYQLTRYREQHQGKAQLARAQKDHKNERYIPITTSTIVEQANLERNFLSGINARLFQQLSAITLNELQATSVMTESELSQYLYHASWESGKQVAELEKQLIAEQDKLFKPRGQNQLLIQELKQYEQLQQQYKQVEMELEQYNAVQLEIEQCDRRYEELQVQLTKQQTIVQLMNRVVSQRGWWLEQQEVSWQLEQLQYVRAMPNGFTQHVEQIVASDHLISNELIQFQVAEEQLELQIAAINVNDDMISRAATVDHYIQLSSVITEQQSQLAIRQDELQQLEQVIVELQQQLPSYWTKEQLRQLNPTAQQLAEYERLLSSMQQLQLEQQRLGQDQMKYDQELLALDQQMILTKNQQDQLDQELKAVRLKHRLLPQTRAELHEATIILDEAYRQYDYERMNEISTERNISSQSDSVITSRSHGSSRTNNNSRAQVANRTHNTNRSKRNQFVSMRIMMQSTLSVILVILTLLVSTKVMLASWNSWLSPILIIVTLIAVLMTGMVWSGRNGRKGLRNSETGDDQAEGMKGLYRALSLIVELNQPINDSNYYEHRRDLKEQISFLQLLLQKREQLVQQALIVEQQAEHLELDQHSIDKQLQQLQDQQDQVNEQWLRLAEQLQLPSQCECDDFREVTKLYRNIQHHYSNYDKQQMLIAQYEKQIDQYVDDVYELTQAVWLEPLPEGSQQLQLSNMRSQIQIQKDKLAERAALQLQLQKLHEQQLVKQQELQQLHNQLAQYYEQSQTTTIGELLAIVEHLKAYELWQVQYERLALQRKAGLTVEEVDDLDRMFTQYDEDGIREKAISEQQSLDDLHAEQQHIIEQKGRLLQQRERLVSSDEHQQLQLKKEAVISQIEAYVAQYMKLSISKLLIKNTKEKYEQERQPAVLLKASQYFAKLTNGSYTQIIGNAERGTLQLRASNGALVESELLSRGTSELLYLCIRLAIHEAAVNHINLPLVLDDPCVNFDMVRLQAAMELLSEVSRDRQLLYFTCHPYTRDQLQAVAVDAIAVQMER